The Flavobacterium sp. 123 genome contains a region encoding:
- a CDS encoding sulfite exporter TauE/SafE family protein: MTIADLLNTPLLLLLLPIVAFLYASVGHGGASGYLALMSAFSFPMTFMKPTALVLNILVSAVSFYFYYREKNFKWNLFYPFALSSIPFSFLGGYLKIDAFYYKIILATVLVFAVMRLLGIFGKEKNTIKAINLPLALGFGALIGFLSGLLGIGGGIILSPVLLLFGWATMKQTAAVSALFILVNSISGLFGFVSQGGTLPESSWLLVGVVFIGGLFGAYYGSTKFNSKALRYVLSGVIGIAILKLYTTA; encoded by the coding sequence ATGACTATAGCTGATTTATTAAATACCCCTTTGTTATTATTATTGTTACCCATAGTTGCGTTTTTGTACGCTAGTGTTGGGCATGGTGGAGCAAGTGGATATTTAGCCTTAATGAGTGCTTTTTCGTTTCCGATGACGTTTATGAAACCTACGGCTTTGGTACTTAATATTTTAGTTTCGGCTGTTTCTTTTTATTTTTATTATAGAGAGAAAAACTTCAAGTGGAATTTGTTTTATCCTTTTGCGTTAAGTTCAATTCCGTTTTCATTTTTAGGGGGTTATCTAAAAATTGATGCTTTCTATTATAAAATTATTTTAGCTACAGTTTTAGTTTTTGCAGTGATGCGGTTGTTAGGCATTTTTGGTAAAGAAAAAAATACAATTAAAGCCATTAACTTACCATTAGCATTAGGATTTGGAGCTTTGATAGGATTTTTATCGGGTTTGTTGGGCATTGGTGGAGGTATTATTTTAAGCCCTGTTTTACTGTTGTTCGGTTGGGCTACAATGAAACAAACTGCGGCAGTTTCCGCTTTGTTTATTTTAGTGAACTCCATATCGGGACTTTTTGGTTTTGTTTCTCAAGGTGGTACTTTGCCTGAATCATCATGGCTTTTAGTAGGTGTTGTTTTTATCGGTGGATTGTTTGGGGCTTATTACGGAAGTACAAAATTTAATTCGAAGGCTTTGCGTTATGTTTTGTCGGGAGTCATTGGAATAGCTATTCTTAAATTATATACTACGGCATAA
- a CDS encoding MoaD/ThiS family protein: MTVTLKYFGSLVDITQKKEEFFLLEESKISLTFLKSKMEAAYEELKNANYNIAVNQSMCSLDYTIKDQDVIAFLPPFAGG, encoded by the coding sequence ATGACTGTAACCCTTAAATATTTTGGTTCTCTAGTTGATATTACTCAAAAAAAAGAGGAATTCTTTCTGCTAGAAGAGAGTAAAATTTCCCTTACTTTTTTGAAATCAAAAATGGAAGCTGCTTACGAGGAATTAAAAAATGCGAATTATAACATTGCGGTAAATCAATCCATGTGTAGCTTGGATTATACAATTAAAGATCAAGATGTAATTGCTTTTCTTCCTCCTTTTGCGGGCGGATAA
- a CDS encoding HesA/MoeB/ThiF family protein, whose amino-acid sequence MNRYSRQIALAEIGILGQQKLQNARVLVIGAGGLGCPVLQNLAAAGVGSIGIVDGDLVDETNLHRQLLYTLQDCGKEKAATAAQAISKQNPEVKVAFFSEFFEQENALEIVQDYQIIVDCTDTIAARYLINDVAVAKRIPVVYASIHKFEGQVSVFNYKNGPTYRCLFPETENLNAIPNCAVSGVLGVLPNTLGALQATEVLKIILEIGTVLSGKLLVYDGLHFQTQIIDFSKNAKAVEKGFINGSQLLNKKKTNESLTPEAFLEKCNQLGIVVIDVRELNEIPEFKGENVVQIPLSELEEYSKKLDKNQEIVLFCQTGQRSQVALNYLKKSGFVGVFHLGKGVESLKNQLQ is encoded by the coding sequence ATGAATCGTTATTCGAGACAAATAGCTCTTGCCGAAATAGGTATATTAGGCCAGCAAAAATTGCAGAATGCTCGTGTTTTGGTAATTGGCGCAGGCGGTTTGGGCTGTCCAGTTTTACAAAACTTGGCTGCTGCTGGAGTTGGTTCTATCGGGATTGTTGATGGCGATTTGGTAGATGAAACGAATTTGCATCGTCAATTGTTATACACTTTGCAAGATTGCGGAAAGGAGAAAGCGGCTACTGCTGCTCAAGCGATTTCTAAACAGAATCCAGAAGTAAAAGTGGCTTTTTTCTCGGAGTTTTTTGAGCAAGAAAATGCTTTAGAAATAGTTCAGGATTACCAAATCATAGTAGATTGTACCGATACGATTGCAGCACGATATTTAATTAATGATGTGGCAGTCGCCAAAAGAATACCAGTAGTTTACGCCTCGATTCATAAGTTTGAAGGACAGGTTTCTGTATTTAATTATAAAAATGGACCTACATACCGCTGCTTATTTCCCGAAACAGAGAATTTGAATGCGATTCCAAATTGTGCGGTGTCAGGTGTTTTAGGTGTTTTGCCGAATACGCTCGGAGCCCTTCAAGCTACTGAAGTACTCAAAATTATTTTGGAAATAGGAACAGTGTTGTCTGGAAAGTTATTGGTATATGATGGATTGCATTTTCAAACACAAATCATTGATTTTTCCAAAAATGCAAAAGCGGTTGAAAAAGGATTCATAAACGGAAGCCAACTTTTGAATAAAAAAAAAACAAACGAAAGTCTAACTCCCGAAGCGTTTTTAGAAAAATGCAATCAGTTGGGAATAGTTGTTATCGATGTTCGGGAATTGAATGAAATTCCAGAATTTAAAGGTGAAAATGTAGTTCAGATTCCGTTGAGTGAATTAGAAGAATACAGTAAAAAATTAGATAAAAATCAAGAGATTGTTTTGTTTTGTCAAACAGGTCAGCGCAGTCAAGTCGCTTTGAATTACCTCAAAAAATCAGGATTTGTAGGGGTTTTTCATTTGGGAAAAGGTGTTGAATCTTTGAAAAACCAATTACAATAA
- the glp gene encoding gephyrin-like molybdotransferase Glp produces MVSVQDAFSILKNNLPAPQEIEYSLLQARKHVLAQTLLSPINMPPFRQSAMDGFALCLHDALVYEIIGEIKAGDTHQVVLLPGQAIKIFTGAAVPDTAQAVIQIEKVSVNENQLVLEEAVQAGTNVRPIGEQIATAELALEKGTLLNAAAIGFLAGLGFTSVKVFQKPRVGILVTGNELVKPGSPLEYGKVYESNGIMLESALNEAYFEAVNLYEVNDNYENTRNKLQEAFLENDVVLVSGGISVGDYDFVAAALKELEVETLFYKVNQKPGKPLFAGKLKDKMVFALPGNPAAALTCFYVYVLPTLSILSGKATNYNQAKSIAIAHDYKVHNTRSQFLKSHIINGEAIILSHQASSMLNSFSVANGLVFVPNGSYELKQGDSVDVYLL; encoded by the coding sequence ATGGTTTCCGTTCAAGACGCCTTTTCGATACTAAAAAATAATTTGCCAGCTCCGCAAGAAATTGAGTATTCACTACTCCAAGCACGGAAACATGTTTTGGCACAAACCCTTTTGTCGCCTATAAATATGCCGCCGTTTCGTCAATCCGCAATGGATGGTTTTGCTTTGTGTTTGCATGATGCATTAGTCTATGAGATTATTGGAGAAATCAAAGCGGGTGATACGCATCAAGTAGTTTTATTACCGGGTCAAGCTATTAAAATTTTCACTGGAGCTGCTGTTCCAGATACCGCACAAGCCGTGATTCAGATTGAAAAAGTGAGTGTAAATGAAAATCAATTAGTACTAGAAGAAGCAGTTCAAGCCGGAACTAATGTAAGACCAATTGGAGAACAAATTGCAACAGCTGAATTGGCTCTCGAAAAAGGAACTTTGCTTAATGCTGCTGCTATTGGGTTCTTGGCAGGCCTTGGTTTTACTTCGGTAAAAGTCTTTCAAAAACCGCGTGTTGGGATTCTTGTAACAGGAAATGAACTCGTTAAACCAGGTTCCCCTTTGGAGTACGGAAAAGTTTATGAAAGTAATGGGATTATGTTAGAATCTGCTTTGAATGAAGCTTATTTTGAGGCTGTTAATTTGTATGAAGTTAATGATAATTATGAAAACACAAGAAATAAACTCCAAGAAGCTTTCTTGGAAAATGATGTAGTTTTGGTTTCGGGAGGAATTTCGGTAGGTGATTATGATTTTGTTGCTGCAGCCTTAAAGGAACTGGAAGTTGAAACGCTTTTTTATAAAGTGAATCAAAAACCTGGAAAACCACTTTTTGCAGGTAAATTAAAAGACAAAATGGTTTTTGCATTACCAGGTAATCCGGCAGCTGCGTTGACTTGTTTTTATGTATATGTTTTGCCTACGCTTTCCATACTTTCCGGAAAAGCGACTAATTATAATCAAGCAAAATCAATTGCAATAGCGCATGATTATAAAGTGCATAATACACGTTCTCAATTTTTGAAATCACATATTATAAACGGTGAAGCAATCATCTTATCGCATCAGGCTTCATCAATGTTGAATTCTTTCTCGGTAGCTAATGGTTTGGTTTTTGTTCCTAACGGAAGTTATGAATTGAAGCAAGGCGATTCAGTCGATGTGTATTTGTTGTAA
- a CDS encoding molybdenum cofactor guanylyltransferase: protein MENLTGIILAGGKSQRMGTDKGLLLLKGKPFVTHIYEALKPIVGDNIVLVSSNADYDALGYNRIEDMIADKGPVGGLYTALKQSKTKFNLVLSVDVPLVSTELLQWLVAKHEDSFMVTQVQVQDKASPLIAVYDRSIRILLGEHLAGNQLKLRDVIAEVNHQTLEVPSKWSKQVQNINTEEDYKKIR, encoded by the coding sequence ATGGAAAATTTGACAGGAATCATTTTAGCAGGCGGAAAAAGCCAACGCATGGGAACCGATAAAGGTTTGTTGCTCTTAAAAGGGAAGCCTTTTGTAACTCATATTTATGAGGCTTTAAAACCAATTGTTGGAGATAATATTGTTCTGGTTTCATCCAATGCAGATTATGATGCATTAGGATACAATCGCATAGAAGATATGATTGCTGACAAAGGTCCTGTTGGAGGTTTGTATACGGCTTTGAAACAGTCAAAAACTAAGTTTAATTTGGTGTTGAGTGTGGATGTGCCTTTGGTTTCAACTGAATTATTGCAATGGTTGGTTGCTAAACATGAGGATTCTTTTATGGTGACACAGGTTCAAGTTCAGGACAAAGCAAGTCCTTTGATTGCAGTGTATGATCGTTCGATACGAATTCTTTTGGGAGAACATTTGGCTGGAAATCAATTAAAATTACGCGATGTAATTGCTGAAGTGAATCATCAAACATTAGAAGTTCCAAGTAAATGGAGCAAACAAGTACAAAACATCAACACAGAAGAAGATTATAAAAAAATACGATAA
- a CDS encoding winged helix-turn-helix domain-containing protein, with product MKIKSKIWIETEEGILISEGRIQLLKLIAEMGSLNKAAKAMNISYQKAWKLVDASNKASEMPLIETQVGGNKGGGTVLTPYGKQLIASFEAINVACWEFLDIELKKHKL from the coding sequence TTGAAAATCAAAAGCAAAATCTGGATTGAAACTGAGGAAGGCATCCTAATTAGTGAAGGCCGTATTCAATTGTTGAAATTGATTGCCGAAATGGGTTCGCTCAATAAGGCGGCCAAGGCAATGAATATATCCTATCAGAAAGCCTGGAAGCTAGTAGATGCTTCTAATAAAGCTTCTGAAATGCCGTTGATTGAAACCCAAGTGGGCGGAAATAAAGGCGGAGGAACAGTTTTAACTCCTTACGGAAAACAGCTCATTGCATCTTTTGAGGCAATTAATGTTGCTTGTTGGGAGTTTTTAGATATTGAATTAAAAAAACACAAACTATGA